The genomic region CCATGAGGTTACTTTTTCAAAGGGTGGCATCGCCCTTTCTACCCAGAACATACATATCGATCATCCCGTTTTCTTTACTTGGCTGGTATTCCGCTATAAAAAAGTCGCAATGGAACAGCCTCAGCTAGATGCAAGCCAGCAACTTGACCTCAGGAATTTCGACCTGCAGCAGATCATCGACCAGAGTGCTGTCCTTGATTTCGACAGGGTCAACAACTACATCCCATATTTCTTAGGTTATGCAAAGGATGCCGTCAGACTTTCCTTTTCAAAGGAAGACATAAAGCAGGACATGGAAATCGCCTGTGCTTTCATCAGCAGCCGTCAGATGCTTGACGACGCAAAGAATGCCTTTGATTATCTCGGCATAGACGGCAATGCATATTTTTCTGCAGCTCAATCCCTCTTCAACGGCAAGGACGGTATGAAGATGGGCAAGGCTGCCGATGAAAGTTTTGTGCCACAGGCAACCGATGACAAGCTTTCCCTCGGCAATGGAGTCACCATCACAGGTTCAAGACTTGCAGCTGCTTCATATCTGATGGGAGACAAAGTATCAGCTTCCTATCCGACTACAAATTCTTTGGGCATGGAAACACAGGTCCCGGCCTTTTCCCTTGCACAGCTCCCGGTAAGCGAATACCAATATGCACTGTTCGTCCAGGACAATCCGGAGTGGGCAAAGGAAAACAGGACGAAGCTCATGGAAGAAGAATTGGTAGACGAAAATTATCTTGCAGGAATCTCACTGTCAGTCTCCCAACCGAATCTGACGGCAATACGCAATATCAGCTTCAAGGCTGCAAAGGCATTCTGTGCTTGGGCAAGCAAGAAAAGCGGCCGTACCTGTTTCCTTCCTACGGAAGAAATGTGGGAGGAAGCCTCTTATCTCAATCAGAGTAATTTTGCCCTTTCCTTGGTCAACCTTGATGATTCGAACGCACGTTTCAAGATGATGATGGGCGGTGTATGGGAAATGACTTCAACTCCCTACGTGCCGCTTGCACGTCTGGTCCCTGCGAACAAATCAACTCTTGAAGGAGAACTTGCAGACAGAAGCCTGGCCTGTGACTACATCGTAAAGGGTGGTTCAGTACTCGATGACTCCGTTTCCCGACATACCGTCGGTGCCGTTGGTCCCACAAGGCTGAATCCTACGCTGGGCTTCCGTCTTGCCTGGCAATAGGCTGCTGCAGATCCTTCCCACCTACCCCCTTTGTCTTGGAATGTTTTTTGCAGTATACTGCCCCTTGTCCATTTTATGAGTGAGGTGAGCAGCATGTCCAAGACAGGCAAACAGGATATCAAAGTACTGCAGCGAAACAAGAAAGCATTCTTCAATTATGAGATACTTGAAACCCTCGAATGCGGCATGAGCCTTTCCGGAACAGAAGTGAAGAGCATGCGTGAGGGTCGTTTTTCTTTCACTGACAGCTATGTGACAATTGAAAACGGACAGCTTAGGCTTCTGCAATTTACCATACAGCCTTACAAACAGGGGTCCATTTTCAATCATATACCTTCAGGGCCAAGGGTCCTGCTTGCGCACAAGCAGGAAATCAAGCGGCTGAAGAGAAAAACAGAAGAAAAGGGACTGACGCTCGTTCCTATCCGCGTCTATCTGAAGGGCAACCTTGTCAAGATGGAGATCGGCCTTGCAAGAGGCAAGGCGTTGCATGACAAACGGGATGCAATCAAGGAACGCGACATGAAACGGGATGCAAAAAGGGAACTGAAGCGCCTGAACTATTAGAAGGAGGAAATCCTGTGAGGGTCTTGCATACCAGCGACTGGCACATAGGCAAGCAGATAGGAAACATGAGGATTCCTGATGTGCATGAAGCCTTCATGGGATTTCTGCGACAGATAGTCATTGACCGCCAGGTCGATGTCCTGCTGATAAGCGGTGATGTCTTTGACACCAGGTCTCCTTCCGCACAAAGTCAGAAAATGTTCTACGGGCATATGTTTGACCTGCTCCAGACCACAGGCCTTTCTCACATCGTCGTAACCAGCGGCAACCATGACAGTCCCGCAGTATTGTCCATGCTTGCCCGGATTTTCTCACCTTATGGCCTGCACATCGTCACTTCCTGCAATCCTGCTGATGAACTGCTCACACTCACAGACCGCAACGGAAAGCCGGCTCTTCAAGTACTGGCAGCCCCATTCCTGCGGGAAAGGGAAATACGGAACAGCCAGGGAGAAGCCAGCACACAGGACCTGAGGGCTGCCCTGTCAAATGCCATTGCCGCACATTTCCGGCATGCACAGGAGCTGATGGAAGCAAAGTTTGATCCTCTTTTGCCTACCATAGGCATGGCACATCTCTCTGCTGCAGGCTCCTCTGCAGAAAGCATAGACAAAGGCGCCGGGGTAAGGGATTTGTATATCGGAGGCCTGGATACGGTCAATCCTTCCATTTTCCCTGCCTTCTGCGATTATATGGCCCTCGGGCATATCCACCTTCCCCATGTGGTCGCACAAAATGAAGCCATCCGATACTGCGGCAGCCCTATCAGCCTTGGGTTCGGTGAACATGGCAGAAAACAGATGCTGCTGATAGACTTCGACGGCAAAACACCAAAGGTCTCCCCAGTTGCCATACCTTGTTTCCTTTCCCTGCTGCAGGCAACAGGTACCGGACTGGATGAAATACTTACAAAGATCGACACCTATGCCAAAGAAAGAAAAAACCTGACGGACCTGGTCAGACCGACCACCTATGTTGAAATCATCTACAAAGGTGAGAAACCGCTTCCCTCCCTCAAGAAAGACGTACAGGATCATCTGTCCGCATTGGATGGGGAATGGGTACTCAGCCAAATAAAGTCCTTGCGTTCCCTTGGCAAATTGACCGCACAAGATGCTTCGATACGTTTGGATGAACTGACACCGGAAATTGTATTCGAGCAGATCGTAGGCAAAGACAATGCGTTACGCTATAAACCGCTGTTCGATCTTGCATATGCCGCAGCTCTTGCTGCGAAGGCTGAGGAAACATGAGAATCCAGAGCATCGAAGGAGAAAACATCAACTCCTTGAAAGGAAAGTGGAAAATTGACTTTACTGATCCATCCTTGGTACAGGACGGGCTTTTCCTCATCACCGGCGATACAGGAAGCGGCAAGACAAGCATTTTTGATGCCATCTGCCTTGCCCTCTTTGCAAGGACTCCGAGGATTGCCAACGTTTCTGCGACTTCCAATGAACTTATGAACAGGGACAGCGGTTCCTGCTATGCCAAGTTGACCTTTGCAAAGGGCAACAACGTCTATGTATCGCTTTTTTCACAGCATAGAGGCAGGTATGCTTCCTCAGGAAAGCTACAAGCCCCAAAAAGGGAACTCTCATTGCTGACAGGAAAGATACTTTATGACAGGGTATCGGGATACAATGACCAGATAAGTAGGCTCATCGGCATGGATTTTGACCAGTTTACCCGTTCCATGCTGCTTTCCCAAGGAGAATTCAGCAAGTTCCTGCTCTGTGACGAAAAAGACCGGGCCACTATCCTGGAACAAATCACAGGAACTGACATCTACTCAAAGATAGGAAGCCAGATCTATGCCCTGTATAAGGATGAAGAAGCAAAGCTTGACAAGCTCAGGGAAGGCTTGGGCCAGATAATCCTTCTGGATGACCAGCAACTTGCAGCATTACAGTCTAAAAAGAGTCAGGCAGCTGATAGGCTCTTGCAGTTGTCTGCTGAAGAAAAAGGACTGCAGCAGATACTTGCCTGGTACGCTTCAATGCAGAAACAGGCCGAAAAAGAAAAAGACTTGGAAGAACTTGCCCTCCAGATTGACACTGGAAAAGACAACTATGGCAAGCAGAAAGAAAGACTTGGTTGGCATCAGGAAGCTGTCGGGTGCCTACCAAGCTATACCTTGCTGGACCTTTGCAATACCCAACTTCAAGAACTGTCAGCAAAAAGAGAAACGGCCGAAAAGAAGCTGGAAGCCTTGACCAGCGATCTTGCACACTATGAAACCGAGTCCAGTCAGGCAACCTCTGCCTTCAGCAAAGAAAAGGAATCCAATGAAAAGCTCAATGAGCTGACTGCCAAAATACGCCCCATCGACAGCAAAATAACTTCCTTGACAGACTCGTCGACCATGTTGACAGGTTTGGTAGAAAAAGAAACCGACGAAGCGGAGAGCCAGCGCGAACAGGTGGAAAAACTGAAAGAAAGAATTGCAGAACAAACAAAAAAGGTTGAATTTGCAAAACATTACTTGAAAGAACATGAAGCAGATGTACTGCTGGTAGAAGAACTTTCGCTCTACCTTGACGCCCGCACACGAAGAGATGAGTTTTTAAAAAATCTGGCTGTTACAAAAAAACAGATCCAGAACGCTGCACAGGAACAGGTCGAAATCTCAAAAGAATTGACAGAGAAATCAGACAGCAAGGAAACCCTTGCACTGGAGTCTGCCGCAGCAACGTCAGAACTTGATGAAGCCACACATCGCCTTGCAACATTTCCTGATGCCGAAACACTGGAACAGCAAAGGCAGGAAGTTGGCCGTCTGCAGAAACTGGTCGAGGATGCTTCAGCCTTTTCCTCGCAAATGGAATCCCTTGAAGAAAAAATCACTTCCCTTACGGTGCAAGAAGAACAGGAAGAAAATGAACAGCAACATTGCAGCCGACTCTATGAGAAACAGAAAGAGCTTGTAGCAGGATACAAGGAAAACCTTGGCATGGCGGAGAAACTTGCCGGACTCTCCGGCTATGTTTCATTGCTGCAAGAAGGACACCCTTGCCCTCTCTGCGGTTCAGTTTCCCACCCGAAGCCCGTTGCTTCTCCTGCAGAAGATCTCATGGCAATCAGAAAGAAGGTTTCAGTTGCCGAAACACAACTGGAAAAGCTTCAGGAAAGCCTGCATGAGGCAAAAGGAAAGCTGTCTTTGACACAAGCCCTTCTCAGTGCTGACAAAAAGACACGGACAGCGCTCTCTGACAGCATCAACCATGAATTCGGGATTGTCCCGGCACGGCTGCCTGAAAAGCAGGAAGTGCTGGAAAAAGAGTACGGCAGCCTTGCACTAAAGGTGAAAAGGCTCAATAAGGATAAGGAAGCAGCAAACCAAGCTATTTCAAAGCTGACAAAAGCTCAGCAGACTGCACAGAAGGCCCTTGCTGATTCTCAGAAGGAAACAGATAAACTTCGCCAGCAGCTGGAATCTCTAGGAAAAGACGAAGAGCGATCAAGAAAAGATGCTGATGCCATAGAAAGCAAGCTGAAACGTACAGAAGATGCACTCCTTCCCTTTGCTACATATGACAAGTTGGATGCAGCAAGCCTGAAAGGCCTGCGTGCTGCTTTCCAAGAACAAACTGCGACACTTGCAAAGATTGACCTCGCAGAACTTGAAGATCGACTTCAGCATGCTACACTGAATCTCACGGCACAGCTTACAAGGCTTGGATCAGACAGGAATCAACTGGCAGCACTGCAGCAAAAACTTGCTGGACTGCGGACGGAAAGAACGGAACTTTTTGGCAACCGTAACTGTGAAGCAGAACAGAAAGCTGCAGAAGAACGATTGGAAAAACGACGTACAGAAGAAAGAGAAGTACAGGCAAGACTCGCAACCTGCAAGGAAGAGATTGCTTCCCAGACAGCCCTGCTTGCATCTCTTGCTACATCACGGGATGAACAGCTGGATCTGCAGTCGACCTATAGGAAAAATTTGGAAGAGAAGCTTTCGGCACATGGTTTTTCAGATATCGCAACAATGCTTGCAGCAAAATTGGATGAAAGCCAACTTTCTGCAATAACGGAAGAGACAAAGTCCTTTGAAACACAACAGCAGGAATATCAGACCAGGAAGCAACTGCATCTGCAGGCCCTTGATGAACTGGAACAGACAAGGCCGAAACAGGAAGAAGAGTCTGTACGTGACAGATCTGAAACCATAGCACAGGAAATCACGGCCCTGACAGAGCAGCAGGGAGCCATCGGCGCCCAGCTGGAAACCGATCGGCAAAACAGGCAAAGATACAGGACGAAGTTTACTCAGGTAACAGACCAGGAACAGATCACAGAAAAATGGAAACAGTTCAATTCCCTTTTGGGAAGCAGTGACGGTACCAAGTTCAGGAAACTTGCCCAAGGTATCACGCTTTCTGCATTGCTCAAGTCCGCAAATACAAAGCTTGAATTGCTCAATGACAGATACCAGCTTGCCGACGATACCGAATCCGACAGCCTTGATATCTCAGTCGTCGACAGCTACATGGGTGGAATCGTGCGCCCGGCCAGCAATCTTTCCGGCGGGGAAACCTTCCTGGTTTCACTCGCCCTTGCCCTCGCCCTGAGCCAGATGATGTCAAAGGAAGACGGCATTGATACTTTATTCCTTGATGAAGGCTTCGGCACCTTGGATGATGAATTGCTCGATACCGCCATGAATGCCCTGGGAAACTTTGCCCAAGGCGGCAAGCTTATCGGTATCATCAGCCATGTTGACAAGCTCAGGGAAGTAATCAACATCCAACTGCTTCTCCGTAGGAAAGGCGAAGGCTCTTCACGTATCGAAGGCCCCGGTGTTTCATACCTGTAACTACAGGAGCATTTTCCCCCATCGTCCATTTTTCTTTACACCTTCCTTTACATATCTACCCACACTGGACAGTCAGCGTTACAGGACTTTGCCCTTTCCTTTTTGACGTCATCAAGACCTATGTACCTATAGATTGAATTCACCTTTTTAGATAAGTACACTATCAAAAACAACAGTATTTAAAATGTGTTAGTAAAAATATACATAGTATATAAAATTAATTAGAAACATTAAATTTATGTATAAATTATAGAATATTAAATATTTTAATAATTTTATGTATACAAATAAAAATAATTATATCAATTAAATTTCAAAAAATAAGGAAATTTTTTTAAATATTTATTTTCAAAGTCAAAATAAATACACAATATTAGTCATAAATTAGACAATTATTCTTAAATAAAATTATTATTTATATATAACAATATTGCATAAAATAAGAATATTTTATGTATATTTATTTTTTATACATATCAAAAATATTATATATTCATTTTTAGTACTTACTTATATTCAGTAAGTACTAGATTTTATTAATTGACATAAAAAATGAATATAATATATTATAAATAAAGAATTAATAATAATTATAAAACATAGGAATTTTTCTCTATTATTCCAATATTGAGCAAATTATTGAGCATTTATCCAGACGGAGGATACACGTAAAAATGAGCAATCCAGCACCATTCACCATCTGCAAACTGAAGCAAAGGGACAATGCCTACTTCTACGTGACATTCAGGGATGCTGCAACAGGCAGACGTGGTACGAAAAAAAGCATAGACAAGCTCAAAGCCAAGTCGGGCTTGGGCTTTGCCCACGTGACAAGGAAAGAAGAAGCAGTGCTCATTGCCAATACGCTGCTTGAACAGAAACAGGCTATGCTAGGAAAGCCTGAAACAACTTCCCTGCGTTCTTTTTTGCTTGAGTTCTTTGATTGGGATCACAGTCCCTACTATGTCCGACGCAGGATGCTTGATGCTGACAGTGTCTCACCTGATTATGTTTCTACAAGAAGAAACCTAATTGCCAATCATCTCATTCCATTGATTGACAGGAATATGTCCGTACAGCAGGTTACTACTCCATATCTCGAGCAACTCCAGCAAAAGCTTGCTGATGACGGCAAGCTTGCCCATGCAACAATCAATCTGATCATGGGAGCCCTTGGACAGGCACTAGGATATGCCCAGAAACTTTCACTGCTTCCTGCCGATGTCATCATACGCATTGAGAATCTCAGCGCGGGGCACAAAATACGGGGCATATTGGATCAGAGTGAAACACAACGGCTCATTGCCTATCTGGACGGACTCTCCGATCGACGTCCCTATCTCTCCTGCTGCCTTTCACTGTTGACAGGCATGCGTTCAGGGGAACTGCGCGCACTGCGCACTTCCCAGATACATGATGGCATGATTGCCGTAGATGCTGCATATGCCAATATTGCCGGAATGAAACTCCCCAAAGGGAAAAAGGCAAGGACCGTCCCCTGCCCTTCATGGCTTTGTGAACAGTTGGTTTCCTTTGCAAAGCAAAATCCGTATGCCACAGGATTGGTCTTCTGGAGCAGAAAATCCGGAGGACCGGTTTCAAGCCATTACTTCTCTACGCAACTCCACAAGGCATTGTCAAAAGCAGACATCCTTACTGCAGAGGAAATTGAGACCAGAAATATAAGTTTCCATAGCCTAAGGCATATGGCAAATACCCTGCTGCGTGGTTCTGTCGATGAATATCTGCTGCGTCTCACCATCGGGCACAGCAGCGAAGCACTTTCTGATATGTATACACATATCAGCGACAATGCCCTTGCAAGTCTCAGAACAGCTCAGGAACAGCAGATCATGCCTTTCCTTTCAGTTTCTTCCACTGTAGATGGCAAGGAGTGACTGGCCATAAAACTAGTTTAGAAAAATCATTTACCTTTTGCCTTTTTTGCCATCAAGGGGTATAGTGATACATATACCCCACTGCAAGGGGATATTCCGGTATAGAAACCGGACTTTTTTTTGGCAATATGGTTGCAAGTCTGCCATTTGCCATGGTATTTTTCAGTATTACATTATCTTAGGAGTTTACACATAGAATGAGTAGATACAAGTTGGCTACCAAATGCATCCAAAGCGGTTATGTTCCGAAAAACGGAGAGCCAAGGGTTCTACCTATCTGCCAGAGCACGACATACAGGTATACCAGTTCCACACAGTTGGCAAAACTGTTTGACCTGGAAGAGCCGGGACATATGTATTCAAGGATTTCCAACCCTACCGTGGCATGTGTCGAAAGTAAAATCGCAGACCTTGAGGGTGGCGTCGGTGCCTTATGTACTTCCAGCGGACAAGCAGCTACGCTCATTGCAGTCCTCAATATCACGGAAGCAGGAGATAATGTAGTCTGCATGAACGATGTCTATGGCGGGACGACCAACCTTCTTGCAGTGACGCTGAAAAAGCTTGGTATCGAAACACGTTTCATTTCATCTGAAATGACAGATCTGCAGATAAGTACCTGCTTTGACACCCATACACGGCTGCTTTTCGGGGAAACACTATCCAATCCGGACTTAGTCGTATTGGATATCGAACGTTTTGCTACCATTGCCCATGGACACGGAGTCCCTCTGATCGTCGACAATACATTCGCTACACCCATCCTCTGCAATCCCTTCCACTGGGGTGCCGATATCGTCATCCATTCCACCACAAAGTACATGGACGGACATGCGACAGTTGTCGGCGGCGTCGTCGTAGACAGCGGCAACTTCGATTGGGAAAAGGATGGCAGGTTCCCACAACTTTCCCAGCCGGATCCTTCCTACCACGGCGTAGTCTATACAAGCAAGTTCGGCAAGGAAGCATATATTGTCAAGGCAAGGACTCAACTTCTTCGTGATTTAGGCTGCAGCCCTCAACCGACAGCAGCTTTTCTACTCAATCTGGGACTTGAAACATTGCATCTGAGGATGCCCCGTCATTGTGAAAATGCCTTTGCTGTTGCCACTTTCCTACAAACCTGTCCGCAGATTGAAAGCGTCGATTATCCAGGTCTCAAGGAAAGCAAAGATTATCGCCTGGCTCAGAAGTACCTGCGCGGCGGTATGGCCGGTGGTGTCGTTTCCTTTGTCATGGCTGGCGGTAGGAAAGCTGCGACCGTATTCATGGATTCGCTTGAACTGGCCGAAATCGTCGTCCATGTTGCCGATGCACGG from Spirochaetia bacterium harbors:
- a CDS encoding formylglycine-generating enzyme family protein, coding for MKQKIELPKIEPVKLKPWGPIRPGIYVLVLFILAVALILFLVGFLPGILHGGRTVNFTSELQDVGVSVDGTYISGTPAQSFISSGDHEVTFSKGGIALSTQNIHIDHPVFFTWLVFRYKKVAMEQPQLDASQQLDLRNFDLQQIIDQSAVLDFDRVNNYIPYFLGYAKDAVRLSFSKEDIKQDMEIACAFISSRQMLDDAKNAFDYLGIDGNAYFSAAQSLFNGKDGMKMGKAADESFVPQATDDKLSLGNGVTITGSRLAAASYLMGDKVSASYPTTNSLGMETQVPAFSLAQLPVSEYQYALFVQDNPEWAKENRTKLMEEELVDENYLAGISLSVSQPNLTAIRNISFKAAKAFCAWASKKSGRTCFLPTEEMWEEASYLNQSNFALSLVNLDDSNARFKMMMGGVWEMTSTPYVPLARLVPANKSTLEGELADRSLACDYIVKGGSVLDDSVSRHTVGAVGPTRLNPTLGFRLAWQ
- the smpB gene encoding SsrA-binding protein SmpB, which gives rise to MSKTGKQDIKVLQRNKKAFFNYEILETLECGMSLSGTEVKSMREGRFSFTDSYVTIENGQLRLLQFTIQPYKQGSIFNHIPSGPRVLLAHKQEIKRLKRKTEEKGLTLVPIRVYLKGNLVKMEIGLARGKALHDKRDAIKERDMKRDAKRELKRLNY
- the sbcD gene encoding exonuclease subunit SbcD is translated as MRVLHTSDWHIGKQIGNMRIPDVHEAFMGFLRQIVIDRQVDVLLISGDVFDTRSPSAQSQKMFYGHMFDLLQTTGLSHIVVTSGNHDSPAVLSMLARIFSPYGLHIVTSCNPADELLTLTDRNGKPALQVLAAPFLREREIRNSQGEASTQDLRAALSNAIAAHFRHAQELMEAKFDPLLPTIGMAHLSAAGSSAESIDKGAGVRDLYIGGLDTVNPSIFPAFCDYMALGHIHLPHVVAQNEAIRYCGSPISLGFGEHGRKQMLLIDFDGKTPKVSPVAIPCFLSLLQATGTGLDEILTKIDTYAKERKNLTDLVRPTTYVEIIYKGEKPLPSLKKDVQDHLSALDGEWVLSQIKSLRSLGKLTAQDASIRLDELTPEIVFEQIVGKDNALRYKPLFDLAYAAALAAKAEET
- a CDS encoding AAA family ATPase; the protein is MRIQSIEGENINSLKGKWKIDFTDPSLVQDGLFLITGDTGSGKTSIFDAICLALFARTPRIANVSATSNELMNRDSGSCYAKLTFAKGNNVYVSLFSQHRGRYASSGKLQAPKRELSLLTGKILYDRVSGYNDQISRLIGMDFDQFTRSMLLSQGEFSKFLLCDEKDRATILEQITGTDIYSKIGSQIYALYKDEEAKLDKLREGLGQIILLDDQQLAALQSKKSQAADRLLQLSAEEKGLQQILAWYASMQKQAEKEKDLEELALQIDTGKDNYGKQKERLGWHQEAVGCLPSYTLLDLCNTQLQELSAKRETAEKKLEALTSDLAHYETESSQATSAFSKEKESNEKLNELTAKIRPIDSKITSLTDSSTMLTGLVEKETDEAESQREQVEKLKERIAEQTKKVEFAKHYLKEHEADVLLVEELSLYLDARTRRDEFLKNLAVTKKQIQNAAQEQVEISKELTEKSDSKETLALESAAATSELDEATHRLATFPDAETLEQQRQEVGRLQKLVEDASAFSSQMESLEEKITSLTVQEEQEENEQQHCSRLYEKQKELVAGYKENLGMAEKLAGLSGYVSLLQEGHPCPLCGSVSHPKPVASPAEDLMAIRKKVSVAETQLEKLQESLHEAKGKLSLTQALLSADKKTRTALSDSINHEFGIVPARLPEKQEVLEKEYGSLALKVKRLNKDKEAANQAISKLTKAQQTAQKALADSQKETDKLRQQLESLGKDEERSRKDADAIESKLKRTEDALLPFATYDKLDAASLKGLRAAFQEQTATLAKIDLAELEDRLQHATLNLTAQLTRLGSDRNQLAALQQKLAGLRTERTELFGNRNCEAEQKAAEERLEKRRTEEREVQARLATCKEEIASQTALLASLATSRDEQLDLQSTYRKNLEEKLSAHGFSDIATMLAAKLDESQLSAITEETKSFETQQQEYQTRKQLHLQALDELEQTRPKQEEESVRDRSETIAQEITALTEQQGAIGAQLETDRQNRQRYRTKFTQVTDQEQITEKWKQFNSLLGSSDGTKFRKLAQGITLSALLKSANTKLELLNDRYQLADDTESDSLDISVVDSYMGGIVRPASNLSGGETFLVSLALALALSQMMSKEDGIDTLFLDEGFGTLDDELLDTAMNALGNFAQGGKLIGIISHVDKLREVINIQLLLRRKGEGSSRIEGPGVSYL
- a CDS encoding tyrosine-type recombinase/integrase, with translation MSNPAPFTICKLKQRDNAYFYVTFRDAATGRRGTKKSIDKLKAKSGLGFAHVTRKEEAVLIANTLLEQKQAMLGKPETTSLRSFLLEFFDWDHSPYYVRRRMLDADSVSPDYVSTRRNLIANHLIPLIDRNMSVQQVTTPYLEQLQQKLADDGKLAHATINLIMGALGQALGYAQKLSLLPADVIIRIENLSAGHKIRGILDQSETQRLIAYLDGLSDRRPYLSCCLSLLTGMRSGELRALRTSQIHDGMIAVDAAYANIAGMKLPKGKKARTVPCPSWLCEQLVSFAKQNPYATGLVFWSRKSGGPVSSHYFSTQLHKALSKADILTAEEIETRNISFHSLRHMANTLLRGSVDEYLLRLTIGHSSEALSDMYTHISDNALASLRTAQEQQIMPFLSVSSTVDGKE
- a CDS encoding PLP-dependent transferase, which produces MSRYKLATKCIQSGYVPKNGEPRVLPICQSTTYRYTSSTQLAKLFDLEEPGHMYSRISNPTVACVESKIADLEGGVGALCTSSGQAATLIAVLNITEAGDNVVCMNDVYGGTTNLLAVTLKKLGIETRFISSEMTDLQISTCFDTHTRLLFGETLSNPDLVVLDIERFATIAHGHGVPLIVDNTFATPILCNPFHWGADIVIHSTTKYMDGHATVVGGVVVDSGNFDWEKDGRFPQLSQPDPSYHGVVYTSKFGKEAYIVKARTQLLRDLGCSPQPTAAFLLNLGLETLHLRMPRHCENAFAVATFLQTCPQIESVDYPGLKESKDYRLAQKYLRGGMAGGVVSFVMAGGRKAATVFMDSLELAEIVVHVADARTSVLHPASTTHRQLTDEQLEAAGISPGFIRLSVGIEDIDDIIADLRQALDKVATCR